GAGTCCACAAAGCCCCAGCTAATGAAACTATACGAGGAGCATTGGGTCTACAGTACAACATCACCAAAGCCCAGCAGGATGGACTCAACCCCCAAGGCATCAACTGCATCCGCAATCTCAACGGTAATATCCGAGTCTGGGGGGCACGTACCCTCGGTGGTGATGCCAATGGTGAATTTAAATACATCAACATCCGTCGTCTATTCAATTATCTGCGAGAATCAATTGATCAGGGCACTCAATGGACTGTGTTTGAACCGAATAATCCGGAACTGTGGAGTAAGATTACCCGCAATGTCAATGCGTTCTTAACTAATGTCTGGAGTACAGGGGCATTATTTGGCAATACACCAGAGGAAGCTTTCTACGTCAAATGTGATGAAGAAACCAATCCCCCAGAAGTCAGAGATTTGGGTCAGGTGGTAACAGAAATTGGAGTAGCAGTAACCAAGCCAGCGGAATTTGTTATTTTCCGCATCAGTCAATGGTCAGGTAGTCAGTAGGGGCGCACCGCTGTGCGTTTGTACAAGAAGCGTAGGCACTTTGCTGAGATCCAGCCTTTGATTTAACTATTTCAAGGAATTTAGAAAATGCCAACCTATTTATCACCAGGAGTATACGTTGAGGAAGTAGCCTCTGGTTCTGCCCCCATCGCTGGGGTAGGAACTAGTACTGCCGGTTTTATTGGTGCCTTTGCAGACTCAATTAACATTGTAGAACCCAACCCAGACTATGACCCAAGCCAACCTATTAATAAAAAAACCAATCCAGCTCATATTACAACCACTTTTTCCCCTGTAAACGTTGGTGAGGTCAAACTATGTACTAACTTTAGTGAGTTCAAGAAGTTCTTTGGCAACTTCACATTGGGGGCAAATCAGAATAAGCTAGTTCATGCCGTCTATGGATTTTTTAACAACGGCGGTACTCGCTGCTACGTGGTGCGGGTGCTGAATAAAAACATAAGTCATATTACAGCTGAGTTTTTAGAAAAAAAATTTGGATCCATTGACGAAATCGCAATTGTCGCTGCTCCTGGTATTACTGACAAAAATGTCAGCGATGCCATCATCACTCACTGTCAGAATACTCAGGACCGCTTTGCTATCTTGGATAGTCCCAGCGATTTAGATGGGTCGAAGACTATGCAACCGGGAGATGACAATGTCCCAGGCAGATCCGATTATGCCGCTTTTTATTTGCCCTGGATTCAAGTCTTTGATCCCGCTACCAAAATGGAAAACCCCAACGGCGATGGTCTGATCTATGTACCTCCTAGTGGTCATTTAGCTGGTATTTATGCTCGGGTCGATCAACAACGAGGAGTCCACAAAGCCCCAGCTAATGAAACTATACGAGGAGCATTGGGTCTACAGCACAATATCGGCAAAGCCGAACAGGGGGAACTTAACAAACACGGCATCAACTGCATCCGCAATCTCAACGGCAATATCCGAGTCTGGGGGGCACGTACCCTCGGTGGTGATGCCAATGGTGAATTTAAATACATCAACGTCCGCCGCTTGTTCAATTATCTGCGAGAATCGATAGATGAGGGCACTCAATGGAGTGTGTTTGAACCGAATAATCCCGAACTGTGGAGTAAAATTACCCGCAATGTCAATGCGTTCTTAACTAATATGTGGAGTACAGGGGCATTATTCGGCAATACACCAGAGGAAGCTTTCTACGTCAAATGTGATGAAGAAACCAATCCCCCAGAAGTGAGAGATTTGGGTCAGGTGGTAACAGAAATTGGAGTAGCAGTGGCCAAGCCAGCGGAATTTGTTATTTTCCGCATCAGTCAATTGTCAGGTAGTCAATAGCGGCGCACCGCTGTGCGCCCGTACCAGAAGCGTACGCACTTTGCTGAGATCCAGCCTTTAATTTAACTATTTCAAGGAGTTTAGAAAATGCCAACCTATTTATCACCCGGTGTATACGTTGAGGAAGTAGCCTCTGGTTCTGCTCCCATCGCTGGCGTAGGAACTAGTACTGCCGGTTTTATTGGTACAATACCAGACTCAATTGACATTCCAGAACCTAACCCAAACTATGACCCAAGCCAAGACATAGATCCAACCAATAATCCAGCTCATATTACAAGCCCTTTTACATCTCCTGTTACTAGTGGTGAAGTCAAACTATGTACTAACTTTAGTGAGTTCAAGAAGTTCTTTGGAGACTTCTCAACCGATCCCGGTCAACGTCAGCTAGCTCACGCCGTCTATGGCTTCTTTAACAACGGTGGTACTCGCTGCTACGTGGTGCGGGCAGCAGCAGAGAGTGAGATTACCGCTGACTTCCTAGAAAATACATTTGAGCCTATTGACGAAATTGCGATCGTGGCTGCCCCTGGCATTACCGACAGCAGTGTTCTCGATGCCATCATCACTCACTGTCAACAGAAGACCCAGGATCGCTTTGCTATCTTGGATAGTCAGGAAAATTTGGATGGTACTTGGAAGACCATGCAACCAGGGGATGGCAATGTCCCAGGCCGATCCGATTATGCTGCTTTTTACTTCCCCTGGATTCAAGTCTTCGATCCAGCCACAAATACACAGAATCCCAAAGGGGATGGTCTGCTGTATGTACCGCCTAGTGGTCATCTCGCCGGTCTCTATGCCCGCGTCGATACACAACGAGGAGTCCACAAAGCCCCAGCCAATGAAACAATATTAGGAGCATTGGGTCTGAGGTACAACATCAGCAAAGCCCAGCAGGATGGACTCAACCCCCAAGGCATCAATTGCATCCGTAATCTCAATGGCAATATTCGAGTTTGGGGAGCACGCACCATCGGTGGTGATGCCAATGGAGAGTTCAAGTACATCAACGTCCGTCGTCTATTCAATTATCTGCGGGAATCCATTGACGAAGGTACTCAGTGGATTGTATTTGAACCCAATAATCCTGAACTTTGGGCGCAGATTACCCGCAATATTAATGCTTTCCTGACCAATGTCTGGAGTACGGGGGCTTTATTTGGCAATACACCAGAAGAAGCCTTTTACGTCAAGTGTGATGAAGAAACCAATCCCCCAGAAGTCAGAGATTTAGGTCAGGTAGTAACAGAAATTGGTGTGGCAGTGACCAAGCCAGCTGAATTTGTGGTGTTCCGCCTTAGCCAGTGGGCAAGTCCTAGTGGTAGCTAGGCCACTAGGGAATAGGGAATAGGGAATAGGGAGTAGGGAGTAGGGAGCGGTGCGCTTTCCGTTGGCGAATTAAATTCGCCACGGGTCGCACCTCTGCACCGCTTTGCGTCAATTCTTGTCCACTGTTCCCTGTTCCCTGTTCCCTGTTCCCTGTTCCCTGTTCCCTGTTCCCTGTTCCCTGTTCCCTGTTCCCTGTTCCCTGTTCCCTGTTCCCTGTTCCCTGTTCCCGACTTCTGCAAGAAGTCTATTAAACTATGGTAACTTCCCAGCAACTGACACCGGGTGTCTACCGAGAGGAAATATTCCCTAAACCAGGACCTGGACTCCTCACAGGTGTACCCGCATTTCTAGGATTTGCCGAGACTGGACCAATTAACTCCCCCCAACAAATTACCCTGTGGTCTCAATTCACAGAAACCTTTGGTCAGCCTCTAGCTGACGGTTACCTGGGTTACGCTGTACGTGGCTTCTTTGAAAATGGTGGCAGCTTGTGCTTAGTTGTGCGGCTAGAAGACACAGTTTCTCTGACAGAAGCACTGGGAGGACCGGGAGATGATAGTGGGGGACTAGAAGCGATCGCATCCTTGAATGAAATCGATTTGGTCTGTGTGCCGGATCTAATGGCAGGAAACCCTAACCACGATGACGTGTTGAGGATGCAGAATGCTATCTTAGAACACTGTGATCGGCAAGGCGATCGCTTTGCCATCTTAGACTCGCTCCCTCCAGGAGCAGTACCAGTGACTCAGTCTATAGAGAGGGTAACAGAGCAAAGGTCGAAACTCCAGGGGAAAAGCGGTGCTTTGTATTATCCCTGGATTAAAGCTGAAAACGGTCCCGACTGGATGCCCCCCTGTGGTCACATTGCTGGAGTTTACGCCCGTAGCGACCAACAATTTGGCGTTCACAAAGCACCGGCAAATGAGACTATCGAAGGCATAGTCGATCTAGAGTTCAGTCTGACCAATCGCGAGCAGGACATTCTCAATCCCCTTGGGGTTAATTGCCTGCGGGCTTTTCCCGGACGAGGTATTCGAGTGTGGGGAGCACGTACTCTCAGTGAGGATGCAAATTGGACTTATGTCAACGTACAACGGTTATTTCTGACAGTGGGCAGATGGCTGGAACTGAACCTGATAGATATAGCTTTTGAGCCAAACGATCTGAGATTATGGGTCCAGATTGAACGAGAGTTAAGCGCCTATTTTGAAGACTTACTCGAACAAGGTGCTCTCAAAGGAACAACAGAACAGACAGCTTTCTACATTAAATGTGATGCTGAAACGAACCCACCAGAAGTAAGAGAAGCAGGGATGGTGGTCACAGAAATTGGTTTAGCACCTGCTATTCCTAGTGAATTGATCACTGTGCGTATTATTCTCGGTGCTAGTGGTGTGAAAGTAGCAGCATAGGTCTGGGTTACAGGATTTACGCAAAGCCCCCTAAATCCCCCAATTCTGGGGGACTTTGAAATCATTCCCCCCCAAAATTGGGGGGTTAGGGGGGCAAAACCAACTAAACTTCGTAAGTCCTACATTACCAATTATTAAGATATTAGGAGGTTTTTGACGATGGTATTTTCTCGAAAAGATCCATACAGAGGTTACAACTTCAAAGTAGAAATCGATGGTATCACCCGCGCCGGTTTCAGAAGCTGCTCAGGGATAGACACCACTCAGGAAATTAGCACCTATCGAGAGGGTACCGATAGAATGCTGAATATGCGCCAAATTCCTGGTATGCTCACCCTCTCCCAAGTTACTCTCAGTCGCGGCATTACTGATGACAGGGAATTATGGGACTGGCGAACCAAGGTAGCAACCGCCAAAGACCCCTCCGAGTATCGCAAAAATATGTCTATCGTCCTCTGGGATGATGCCGGAAATGAAAAAGTGCGCTGGAACCTGATTAACTGTTGGCCAGTTAAGTGGACAGGCCCAAGCCTTGATGCTACTTCCAATGAATTAGCCATTGAAACCCTAGAAATTGTCCACGAAGGGGTAACCGTAGAAAACGGTAAGTGGCAGTAGGGAGTAGGGAGTAGGGAGTAGGGTGTAGGGAGTAGGGAGTAGGGTGTAGGGAGTAGGGTGTAGGGTGTAGGGTGTAGGGTGTAGGGTGTAGGGTGTCAGGTAGGCAGTGCCTACCAAACCGATTGGCCAGCTTGGTAAATCCATCTGATATCATCATGTCAGGATAATTACCCTTAATCAAAACCTACCCCTGTGAGATCTCCCCATCTCCCCATCTCCCCATCTCCCCATCTCCCCATTTCCCCATCTCCCCACCCTCCCGACTCCCGATTCCCGATTCCCGACTCCCTGTTCCCTGTTCCCTATTTCCTACAACATGATGCAGACAGAGTTCCCGTTTACCCTACCCCAGGGCTACGTAGATTCCGAGGGTAATCTTCATCAAGAAGGCATGATGCGGATGTCCACAGCCTACGATGAGATTATGCCGTTAAAAGACCCTAGGGTTCAGGCTAATCCAGGTTACTTGGTGATTATTCTGCTGTCGCGGGTGATCACTCGTCTGGGCAGCTTAGACTATATCAATCCTGCCATGATTGAGGGTCTATTCTCTGCTGACTTAGCCTATCTCCAAGACCTCTATCAACGGATTAACCAAAACGGTCACAGCCGCCTTTTGGTTTCTTGTCCTCACTGTCAAGGAGAGTTTGAAGTGGAGACTGCTACTTTGGGGGAGTAACTTGCTACCCCTCCGAGAGGCTGTTAGAGGAGGTAGCCTATATTGCTTATCACTTGCACTGGTCTTACGACCAGATTATGAGTCTGGATCATCAAGAAAGACAGCGCTGGGTGGCACAAGTAGCAAGTATCAATGAGAAATTGAATGACCAGGTAATTGGGTTACGGTAATTGGGTTATGGTTTACTTTCATTAATCGTAGGAGTGAGTTATGGCAAGTTTAGGATCGGTTGTGCCTTTAGGAGCAAATGCGGCTTACGCTGGAGTGACTGGGGCGTTGGGAGCTCGCCTTGACCCCTACCAAGGTTTTAATTTCCTGATTGAAATTGGGGGGTTAATAACGGGTGGGTTTAGTGAGGTCAGGGGTCTAGAAAGTGAGATTGAGGTAGAGGAACGTCCTGAGGGAGGTCAGAATCGTTATGTTCATCAGTTAGTAGGTCGAACTAAGTATCCGAATTTGATCTTCAAACATGGTCTAACCGGCATCGACAGCCTATGGAATTGGTATCAGGCCACTAGTCGAGGTGTAATTCAGCGTAAAAACGGCACAATTATGCTGCTAGACCGCCACCAGATACCAGCCATGTATTGGAATTTCAAGCAGGCTTTGCCAGTGAAGTGGACTGGTCCAGAGTTTAATGCCAACAGCAATGAGATTGCTTTCGAGACCATTGAGTTAATTCACAAGGGGATTACCAAACCACTTCTGAGTCAAGCACTATCTGGAGGACGAGCAGTTGCTGGACTAGCAGGAGGATTGTGATGACATCTCAACCTCAGGTCACTAACAATCAGACTTGGTCAGAGAGTATTAACCCAAAACTGACGAGGCGACTCCTGCGCCCTATGGTCAGCCCTGGTGTGATTGGTACTAAAGTAGCAGGGTCAATTATCTCCCGGATTCAAGGAATGACCAACGGACTGCCCTTAATGGCTAAGTTGATCCAACGCCAGCAGCCTTTAGAGGGTCAATCAGCAGCAGCAGTTCCGATCGTGTATGCTCAACCAATCCGGCCAGCAGCAGAACAGGTACAGACGGGACATATTACTTCTCCAATTACCTCTGCCAATGTGCCCTCTGGAACTAGAGAAACAGACAAGGAACTACCTTTGAGATCAACTAGATTTCAGGTCGATAAAGAAACCTCAGTACAAAAAAGTACAGGGTCAAATTCCCAGAAATCTAGAGAAAATTCTACACCCCAAACGTCAAGTTCAATCCCCTCTGAAAGGGGCAAATCGGCGACAAAATCATTGATTGTCCAGGCAAAATTTGTCAACTCCACTAAGAGGAATTCCCAGAGAGCAGATTCTGATCACAAACCCCTAGTTTCTGGTCTTGAATCGTCTAGGGAAACTAGACTATCGTCTGACTTATCCTGGCCAGTTGTGCAAGCCAAACCAATTAACTTGCAGTCATCTTCAGATGAATTGACCTCACTACCTTTAGCTGGAAGCCCCCTAAATCCCCCAATTCTGGGGGACTTTAACTCAATTTCCCCCCAAAATTGGGGGGCTAGGGGGGCGGGGGACTTGACCTCAATTTCCCCCCAAAATTGGGGGGCTAGGGGGGCGAAACCTACTGTAAAAAACAATTTAAAAAACACCAATACCACTTTGCCAACAGAGTCTAACCTACCCTTAGCCAGTTCCGGAAACCTGACCCAGTCGCCAGTGATTCAACGCTCCCCAAAGCGATCGCTAATTAAAGAGATAGTTAAGAGCCCATCCCAGGGAAACCAGCCACTGATTCAACGCACTCCGGAGCGACCAGTGGTCAAGGAGATAGTTAAGAGCCCATCCCAAGGAAACCAGCCACTGATTCAACGCACTCCTGAGCGACCAGTGGTCAAGGAGATAGTTAAGAGCCCATCCCAGGGAAACCAGCCACTGATTCAACGCACCCCCGAGCGACCGGTGGTTAGAGAAATTTCAGAAACAGATGGTTATCAATTATCTGCTCCCCTGATTTTTTCTGCCTCTGGGGTGAATGGAAGGTCATTTTCTGGCAACGGACTAGGAGTTAGTAGTTCGCCATCTATTGCTGATAATGGCTCTGGAGTTATCCAAAGAATGCCATCTGCCAACGGTGCATCAGTATCAACACCTCTATCAACTACTAGGTTACAGTCAACTACTGTGATTCAGAAAGCATCAGAAAATACCACAAGCGCTACCACAAGTAGTCAGTCTTTCGAGGACATTGATGTTGATGAACTAGTAGACAAAGTACACCATAAACTGATGCAGAATCTGACCATAGAAAGTGAGCGGAGGGGATTAACACAATGGCATTAACACCGTTTAAGAATCTAGCCCAAAAAACCCTAAACCAAAGTAAACGATCAATAAGTCGCTTCTCCGGGGCAGAGTTAGATAAATTGACCATCCTCAAGGAGCAGCCAGGAAAACGGTGGCAGATGGTTTTTCCAGAAAACAAACCAATGCCTCTATTCAATCCTAATGAAATTCAAATTACCAAGACAACCCAATGGCGTCATGAAACTCTCAAAAACCGCGATCGCGGTGATACTAAATTTATTGGTGGAGATCCAGCAACCCTGACTCTTGACCTATTTTTTGATACCTACGAGGGACTACCTGGAGGTATAGCTGGGGGGCTTAAGTCTTCCCTCAAACTAATTGCATCGGCGGCAGGGGGTTCATCGGCAGTAGATGTTCGACAGTATACTAATAAAATTTTTGAGTTGACTCTGATTGACTCTGATTTGAAACGTCCTCCTGTATGTGAACTCTGGTGGGGTTCATTTAACCTAATTTTTAAGGGGTATCTTGGACAACTAACTCAACGTTTTACCCTGTTTACATCGAATGGGATGCCAGTGAGGGCAGCCCTCAACTGTACCTTTCACCAGTTCATCCCAGAAGAGGATGAGGAACGGCAAAGACCGAGTTCTCTAGCACGGGATGACGACCCAATTCACGTTGTGCGACGTGGAGAAACTCTGAGCAGCATTGCGGGTGAAGAATATAATGACCCCAGCGTCTGGCGAGAGATTGCCAAGGCTAATGGGATTACTAATCCCCGTCACCTGACACCAGGTCAAGTTCTGACCATCCCGGTACTTAATCTCACCTAAAATACACCTCTTGCAAAAGTATTGTTCTGATAGTGTTTACCTCAATTCTTGTACACTGTTCCCTGTTCCCTGTTCCCTGTTCCCGACTTCTGCAAGAAGTCTAATTAACCATGGTCTCGACA
The Moorena sp. SIOASIH genome window above contains:
- a CDS encoding phage tail protein encodes the protein MASLGSVVPLGANAAYAGVTGALGARLDPYQGFNFLIEIGGLITGGFSEVRGLESEIEVEERPEGGQNRYVHQLVGRTKYPNLIFKHGLTGIDSLWNWYQATSRGVIQRKNGTIMLLDRHQIPAMYWNFKQALPVKWTGPEFNANSNEIAFETIELIHKGITKPLLSQALSGGRAVAGLAGGL
- a CDS encoding phage tail sheath subtilisin-like domain-containing protein; the protein is MPTYLSPGVYVEEVASGSAPIAGVGTSTAGFIGAFADSINIVEPNPDYDPSQPINKKTNPAHITTTFSPVNVGEVKLCTNFSEFKKFFGNFTLGANQNKLVHAVYGFFNNGGTRCYVVRVLNKNISHITAEFLEKKFGSIDEIAIVAAPGITDKNVSDAIITHCQNTQDRFAILDSPSDLDGSKTMQPGDDNVPGRSDYAAFYLPWIQVFDPATKMENPNGDGLIYVPPSGHLAGIYARVDQQRGVHKAPANETIRGALGLQHNIGKAEQGELNKHGINCIRNLNGNIRVWGARTLGGDANGEFKYINVRRLFNYLRESIDEGTQWSVFEPNNPELWSKITRNVNAFLTNMWSTGALFGNTPEEAFYVKCDEETNPPEVRDLGQVVTEIGVAVAKPAEFVIFRISQLSGSQ
- a CDS encoding phage tail sheath subtilisin-like domain-containing protein; its protein translation is MVTSQQLTPGVYREEIFPKPGPGLLTGVPAFLGFAETGPINSPQQITLWSQFTETFGQPLADGYLGYAVRGFFENGGSLCLVVRLEDTVSLTEALGGPGDDSGGLEAIASLNEIDLVCVPDLMAGNPNHDDVLRMQNAILEHCDRQGDRFAILDSLPPGAVPVTQSIERVTEQRSKLQGKSGALYYPWIKAENGPDWMPPCGHIAGVYARSDQQFGVHKAPANETIEGIVDLEFSLTNREQDILNPLGVNCLRAFPGRGIRVWGARTLSEDANWTYVNVQRLFLTVGRWLELNLIDIAFEPNDLRLWVQIERELSAYFEDLLEQGALKGTTEQTAFYIKCDAETNPPEVREAGMVVTEIGLAPAIPSELITVRIILGASGVKVAA
- a CDS encoding phage tail protein — protein: MVFSRKDPYRGYNFKVEIDGITRAGFRSCSGIDTTQEISTYREGTDRMLNMRQIPGMLTLSQVTLSRGITDDRELWDWRTKVATAKDPSEYRKNMSIVLWDDAGNEKVRWNLINCWPVKWTGPSLDATSNELAIETLEIVHEGVTVENGKWQ
- a CDS encoding LysM peptidoglycan-binding domain-containing protein, with the protein product MALTPFKNLAQKTLNQSKRSISRFSGAELDKLTILKEQPGKRWQMVFPENKPMPLFNPNEIQITKTTQWRHETLKNRDRGDTKFIGGDPATLTLDLFFDTYEGLPGGIAGGLKSSLKLIASAAGGSSAVDVRQYTNKIFELTLIDSDLKRPPVCELWWGSFNLIFKGYLGQLTQRFTLFTSNGMPVRAALNCTFHQFIPEEDEERQRPSSLARDDDPIHVVRRGETLSSIAGEEYNDPSVWREIAKANGITNPRHLTPGQVLTIPVLNLT
- a CDS encoding phage tail assembly protein, which codes for MSTAYDEIMPLKDPRVQANPGYLVIILLSRVITRLGSLDYINPAMIEGLFSADLAYLQDLYQRINQNGHSRLLVSCPHCQGEFEVETATLGE
- a CDS encoding phage tail sheath subtilisin-like domain-containing protein encodes the protein MPTYLSPGVYVEEVASGSAPIAGVGTSTAGFIGTIPDSIDIPEPNPNYDPSQDIDPTNNPAHITSPFTSPVTSGEVKLCTNFSEFKKFFGDFSTDPGQRQLAHAVYGFFNNGGTRCYVVRAAAESEITADFLENTFEPIDEIAIVAAPGITDSSVLDAIITHCQQKTQDRFAILDSQENLDGTWKTMQPGDGNVPGRSDYAAFYFPWIQVFDPATNTQNPKGDGLLYVPPSGHLAGLYARVDTQRGVHKAPANETILGALGLRYNISKAQQDGLNPQGINCIRNLNGNIRVWGARTIGGDANGEFKYINVRRLFNYLRESIDEGTQWIVFEPNNPELWAQITRNINAFLTNVWSTGALFGNTPEEAFYVKCDEETNPPEVRDLGQVVTEIGVAVTKPAEFVVFRLSQWASPSGS